One genomic window of Sodaliphilus pleomorphus includes the following:
- a CDS encoding class I SAM-dependent rRNA methyltransferase: MIYKRVILKRGKEESVKRFHPWIFSGAIARADKMEEGDLVTVYTHDGALLGNGHFQIGSIAVRLLTFDDTEIDEQFYVKRLTAAYGLRKALGLMRDDNNAFRLVHGEGDFLPGLVIDIYGHTAVMQAHSPGMHFARNIIAQALTELPGNLVHNVYYKSETTLPYKAQLDPQNDYIVGSYDTDVAIENGLKFHVDWLKGQKTGFFVDQRENRRLLEHYAAGRRVLNMFCYTGGFSFYALRGGATLVHSVDSSAKAISLTNANVALNFPDCDRHKAVAEDAFKYLDEMHKGDYDLIVLDPPAFAKHKSALRNALIGYRKLNAKALEKIETGGILFTFSCSQAVNKEQFRLAVFSAAAQTRRKVRILHQLTQPADHPISIYHPEGEYLKGLVLYVE; encoded by the coding sequence ATGATATACAAGCGAGTAATACTGAAACGCGGCAAGGAGGAATCGGTCAAGCGGTTTCACCCTTGGATATTCTCGGGTGCCATCGCACGTGCCGACAAGATGGAAGAGGGCGACCTGGTCACCGTGTACACTCACGACGGTGCCTTGCTGGGCAACGGCCACTTCCAGATAGGGAGCATTGCCGTGCGGTTGCTCACCTTTGACGACACCGAGATCGATGAGCAATTCTACGTAAAGCGGCTCACGGCTGCCTATGGCCTGCGCAAGGCACTGGGCCTGATGCGCGACGACAACAACGCCTTCCGCCTCGTGCATGGCGAGGGCGACTTTCTGCCCGGCCTGGTCATTGACATCTACGGCCACACAGCCGTGATGCAGGCCCACTCACCCGGCATGCACTTTGCCCGCAACATCATTGCCCAGGCGCTCACCGAGCTGCCAGGCAACCTGGTGCACAACGTGTACTACAAGAGCGAGACCACCCTGCCCTACAAGGCACAGCTCGACCCGCAGAACGACTACATCGTGGGTAGTTACGACACCGATGTGGCCATCGAAAACGGCCTCAAGTTTCACGTCGACTGGCTCAAGGGGCAAAAAACGGGGTTCTTTGTCGACCAGCGGGAGAACCGCCGTCTGCTCGAGCACTACGCTGCAGGGCGCAGGGTGCTCAACATGTTCTGCTACACGGGTGGCTTCTCGTTCTATGCCCTGCGCGGCGGAGCCACGCTCGTGCACTCGGTCGACAGTTCGGCCAAGGCCATATCGCTCACCAATGCCAATGTAGCGCTCAACTTCCCCGATTGCGACCGCCACAAGGCTGTGGCCGAAGATGCCTTCAAGTATCTCGACGAGATGCACAAAGGCGACTACGACCTCATCGTGCTCGATCCGCCGGCATTTGCCAAGCACAAGAGCGCGCTGCGCAACGCCCTCATAGGCTATCGCAAGCTCAATGCCAAGGCCTTGGAAAAAATTGAGACAGGAGGCATCTTGTTCACCTTCTCCTGCTCGCAGGCTGTCAACAAGGAGCAATTCCGCCTGGCTGTATTCAGCGCAGCCGCCCAGACGCGCCGCAAGGTGCGCATTCTGCACCAGCTCACCCAGCCGGCCGACCACCCCATAAGCATCTATCACCCCGAGGGCGAGTACCTGAAGGGGCTGGTCCTCTATGTGGAATAG
- a CDS encoding dipeptidyl-peptidase 3 family protein produces MKKTLIAATIVALSTTSSITMAQNQNFDYKVDRFADVEVLRYQVPGFDDLSLKQKTLVYYLTQAALLGRDILTDQNCKYNLQVRSTLESIYRNYKGDKTTSDYKNFVVYLKQVWFANGIHHHYSMDKFKPAFSQAFFDKQARALPASQLPLAKGQTKASFIKLMDKVIFDPTFMAKRVNLADGQDLIVTSANNLYEGVTQREVEAYYKSIKDTTDAHPISYGLNTKVVKENGKVVEKPYKVGGLYSAAITKIVDNLKKASAYAENDAQKAYIDKLIEFYTTGSLKTFDEYSIMWAQETKSDVDFINGFIENYGDPLSMTGSWEGMVQFRNKAASKRTGLISANAQYFENASPVDPRFKKENVQGVSAKVITAAILGGDSYPSTPIGINLPNSNWIRAAYGSKSVTIENITDAYDESSKGSGTVEEFAYSPVEVNLMKKYLTLADKLHTDMHECLGHASGKLLPGVDAGQLKNYRSTLEEGRADLFALYHMADPKLLELGIFTDSDTYKAEYYNYILNGLMLQLRRIEPGKNIEEAHMRNRMFVSRWCYERGKSDNVIEMVKRDGKTYIKINDYAKLRNLFGQLLAEVQRIKSTGDYEAGRSLVENYGVKVDPELHKEVLARYAKLNLAPYKGFVNPVYTATFDAKGNVTDVKVAYNEGYTQQMLRYSRDYSPLTK; encoded by the coding sequence ATGAAAAAAACGCTTATTGCCGCCACCATTGTGGCGCTGTCAACAACAAGTAGCATTACGATGGCACAAAATCAAAACTTCGACTACAAGGTCGACCGTTTTGCCGACGTAGAGGTGCTGCGCTACCAGGTTCCAGGCTTCGACGACCTGTCGCTCAAGCAGAAGACGCTCGTCTATTACCTCACCCAGGCCGCCCTGCTGGGACGCGACATCCTCACCGACCAAAACTGCAAGTACAACCTGCAGGTGCGTTCAACGCTCGAAAGCATCTACCGCAACTATAAGGGCGACAAAACCACGAGCGACTACAAGAACTTTGTCGTCTACCTGAAGCAAGTGTGGTTTGCCAACGGCATACACCACCACTACTCGATGGACAAATTCAAGCCTGCTTTTTCGCAAGCCTTCTTCGACAAGCAGGCAAGGGCACTGCCAGCCTCGCAGCTGCCTCTGGCCAAAGGGCAGACCAAAGCCAGTTTCATCAAGCTCATGGACAAGGTGATATTTGACCCCACATTCATGGCAAAGCGTGTGAACCTGGCCGACGGTCAAGACTTGATAGTAACATCGGCCAACAATCTCTACGAGGGTGTGACACAACGAGAAGTGGAAGCCTACTACAAGTCAATAAAAGACACAACCGATGCCCACCCTATCTCCTACGGGCTCAACACCAAAGTGGTGAAGGAAAACGGCAAAGTCGTGGAGAAGCCCTATAAAGTGGGAGGACTCTACTCGGCCGCTATCACCAAGATTGTCGACAATCTGAAAAAAGCATCGGCCTATGCCGAAAACGACGCCCAAAAGGCCTACATCGACAAGCTCATCGAGTTCTACACCACAGGCTCGCTCAAGACCTTCGACGAGTACTCTATCATGTGGGCGCAAGAGACCAAGAGCGACGTCGACTTTATCAACGGTTTCATCGAGAACTACGGCGACCCCTTGTCGATGACCGGCTCGTGGGAAGGCATGGTGCAATTCCGCAACAAGGCTGCCTCCAAGCGCACGGGCCTCATCAGCGCCAACGCCCAATACTTTGAAAACGCCTCGCCTGTCGACCCGCGCTTCAAGAAGGAAAACGTGCAGGGCGTGAGCGCCAAAGTCATCACAGCAGCCATCTTGGGTGGCGACAGCTACCCCTCCACCCCCATAGGCATCAACCTGCCCAACAGCAACTGGATACGCGCTGCCTATGGCTCCAAGTCGGTCACCATCGAGAACATCACCGATGCCTACGACGAGAGCAGCAAGGGAAGCGGCACCGTCGAGGAGTTTGCCTACAGCCCAGTTGAGGTGAATCTCATGAAGAAATATCTCACCCTGGCCGACAAGCTCCACACCGACATGCACGAGTGCCTGGGACACGCCTCGGGCAAGTTGCTGCCGGGCGTCGATGCCGGCCAGCTCAAGAATTACCGCTCCACCCTTGAGGAAGGCCGCGCCGACCTCTTCGCCCTCTACCACATGGCCGACCCCAAGCTACTGGAACTGGGCATCTTCACCGACAGCGACACCTACAAGGCCGAATACTACAACTACATCCTCAACGGCCTCATGCTGCAGCTGCGCCGCATCGAGCCAGGCAAGAACATCGAGGAGGCTCACATGCGCAACCGCATGTTTGTGAGCAGGTGGTGCTATGAGCGCGGCAAAAGCGACAACGTGATAGAGATGGTGAAGCGCGACGGCAAGACCTATATCAAAATCAACGACTACGCCAAGCTGCGCAACCTGTTTGGCCAACTGCTGGCCGAAGTGCAGCGCATTAAGTCGACCGGCGACTACGAGGCTGGACGATCGCTGGTAGAAAACTACGGTGTAAAAGTAGACCCCGAGCTTCACAAGGAAGTGCTTGCCCGCTATGCCAAGCTCAACCTGGCGCCCTACAAGGGTTTTGTCAATCCTGTGTACACTGCTACCTTCGATGCCAAGGGCAACGTGACCGACGTGAAGGTGGCCTACAACGAGGGCTACACCCAGCAGATGCTGCGCTACAGCCGCGACTACTCGCCGCTCACCAAGTAA
- the rseP gene encoding RIP metalloprotease RseP encodes MDLLLSTNFLHNLVTTFGSQTFWIKALELILSLSILVFIHELGHYMWARIFGIKVNKFYLFFNPSLTLWKWKPKNHKHAFMVRASNAKITDEEGNEYEDEDEKEDAKLPSNYKATWRDTEYGLGWLPLGGYCAIDGMVDETQSAEKLKRPVKDFEFRSKPAWKRLMVMIGGVLNNFLLALVIYAGIVLAYGEEFIPMQNATSGYEFSPSAHKIGFVDGDIPLSADGKKLEFLDGKAMQAMVEAKQVQVLRNGSDTVVINIPDKYLFTVNKEMEDGRNFIMLRTPVVVDKTMPNMGAEKAHLRHGDHLIAVNGVATPSFNVFTAQLLANKGKTVPLTVVRNADTVTVDAPVDNAGKLGFQLANPITFYKTITKHYNIVECVPRGIKLGVDQMVSYVKSLRLIFTKEGAQSLGSFGAIGNLFPEKWDWQYFWSITAFLSIILAVMNILPIPILDGGYVLFLLVEIIFRKKPSMKFMNVALRIGLWFIILLMAYAIGNDVYRFLIK; translated from the coding sequence ATGGATTTATTACTCAGCACCAACTTTCTTCACAATCTTGTCACCACATTTGGCAGCCAGACGTTCTGGATCAAGGCACTTGAGCTGATACTCTCACTGAGTATCCTGGTATTCATTCACGAGCTGGGACACTACATGTGGGCACGCATATTTGGCATCAAGGTCAACAAGTTTTACCTCTTTTTCAACCCCTCGCTCACGCTGTGGAAGTGGAAACCCAAAAACCACAAGCACGCCTTCATGGTAAGAGCCAGCAACGCGAAAATCACCGACGAGGAGGGCAACGAGTATGAAGACGAGGACGAGAAAGAAGATGCCAAGCTGCCCAGCAACTACAAGGCCACATGGCGCGACACCGAGTATGGTCTGGGCTGGCTGCCCCTGGGCGGCTACTGCGCCATCGACGGCATGGTCGACGAGACGCAGAGCGCCGAGAAGCTGAAACGCCCGGTCAAGGATTTCGAGTTCAGATCGAAGCCTGCTTGGAAACGGCTCATGGTGATGATAGGCGGTGTGCTCAACAACTTCTTGCTGGCACTGGTCATCTATGCCGGCATCGTGCTGGCCTATGGCGAGGAGTTCATACCCATGCAAAATGCAACCTCGGGCTATGAGTTCAGCCCGAGCGCCCACAAGATAGGCTTTGTCGACGGCGACATTCCCCTCAGTGCCGATGGAAAGAAGCTCGAGTTTCTCGACGGCAAGGCCATGCAGGCCATGGTCGAGGCCAAGCAGGTGCAAGTGCTGCGCAACGGCAGCGACACCGTTGTTATAAACATCCCCGACAAGTATCTCTTCACAGTGAACAAGGAAATGGAAGACGGGCGCAACTTCATCATGCTGCGCACGCCCGTTGTCGTCGACAAGACCATGCCCAACATGGGCGCCGAGAAAGCACACCTGCGGCACGGCGACCACCTGATTGCCGTGAACGGTGTGGCTACCCCGTCGTTCAACGTGTTTACCGCTCAGCTGCTGGCCAACAAGGGCAAGACGGTGCCCCTCACGGTAGTGCGTAACGCCGACACCGTTACTGTCGACGCCCCTGTCGACAACGCTGGCAAGCTGGGCTTCCAGCTTGCCAACCCCATAACGTTCTACAAGACCATCACTAAGCACTACAACATTGTCGAGTGCGTGCCACGGGGCATCAAGCTGGGTGTGGACCAGATGGTGAGCTACGTGAAGTCGCTGCGACTCATTTTCACCAAGGAAGGTGCCCAGTCGCTGGGCAGCTTCGGCGCCATAGGCAACCTGTTTCCCGAGAAATGGGACTGGCAATACTTCTGGAGCATCACCGCCTTCTTGAGCATCATTTTGGCAGTGATGAACATCCTGCCCATTCCAATCCTCGACGGCGGCTATGTGCTGTTTTTGCTCGTAGAAATCATCTTCCGCAAGAAGCCAAGCATGAAATTTATGAATGTAGCGCTGCGCATAGGGCTGTGGTTCATCATCCTGCTCATGGCCTACGCCATAGGCAACGATGTGTATCGCTTTCTCATCAAGTAG